The following proteins are co-located in the Frigidibacter mobilis genome:
- a CDS encoding F0F1 ATP synthase subunit epsilon — protein sequence MADTMQFDLVSPERKLASVQAREVRIPGAEGDLTAMPGHAPMITTLRPGILTVISAEGSTDYAVTGGFAEITGDSVSVLAERSLPTAEMTQAVYSTMIAEAKQQHESARELAGEEAVEAAAKLLADMMAMGTHIGLDPHQASL from the coding sequence ATGGCCGACACGATGCAGTTCGACCTCGTCTCGCCCGAGCGGAAGCTTGCTTCCGTTCAGGCGCGCGAGGTGCGCATTCCCGGTGCGGAGGGTGACCTTACCGCCATGCCGGGCCATGCGCCGATGATCACGACGCTGCGGCCGGGCATCCTGACCGTGATCTCTGCCGAGGGCAGCACCGACTATGCGGTGACCGGCGGGTTTGCCGAGATCACGGGCGACAGCGTTTCGGTCCTGGCCGAGCGCAGCCTGCCGACGGCCGAGATGACGCAGGCCGTCTACAGCACGATGATCGCCGAGGCGAAGCAGCAGCATGAAAGCGCCCGCGAGCTTGCCGGCGAAGAGGCGGTGGAAGCTGCCGCCAAGCTGCTGGCCGACATGATGGCAATGGGCACGCATATCGGGCTGGACCCGCATCAAGCGTCGCTCTGA
- a CDS encoding H-type lectin domain-containing protein: protein MRRLSKFLVGVDQGSIILFSDYQHGGAMWTGSGPRELRQLVSFSERYATPPAVQVTISMWDMDKKSNQRADISADMVTEEGFAVVFRTWDDTRVARVRADWLAIGELPSDDDWDIR, encoded by the coding sequence ATGCGGCGTCTGAGCAAATTTCTCGTGGGCGTCGATCAGGGCTCTATCATCCTGTTTTCCGACTACCAGCATGGCGGCGCAATGTGGACGGGATCGGGCCCGCGCGAGCTGCGCCAGCTGGTATCATTCTCGGAACGCTATGCCACGCCGCCCGCGGTGCAGGTGACGATCTCGATGTGGGACATGGACAAGAAGTCCAACCAGCGGGCCGACATTTCCGCCGACATGGTCACGGAAGAGGGATTTGCCGTGGTGTTCCGCACCTGGGACGACACCCGCGTTGCACGGGTGCGCGCCGACTGGCTGGCGATCGGCGAATTGCCCAGTGACGACGACTGGGACATTCGCTGA